In Acanthopagrus latus isolate v.2019 chromosome 16, fAcaLat1.1, whole genome shotgun sequence, one DNA window encodes the following:
- the LOC119004843 gene encoding akirin-2-like — translation MACGATLKRTMDFDPLMSPTSPKRRRCIPVSPSSSSSSPRKYLSMEPSPFGESSSTLSAEQILNSIKQEYKRIQKRKHLDGGYQQSECCYSPESPSQSSTMNVSSMPGTSSGGVSPTRKEQPLFTLRQVGMICERLLKEREEKVREEYEETMTSKLAEQYDTFVKFTHDQLMRRFGEQPASYVS, via the exons ATGGCGTGTGGAGCCACCCTGAAGAGGACCATGGATTTCGATCCGCTGATGAGTCCTACGTCCCCGAAAAGACGAAGATGCATCCCCGTGTCCCCATCGTCCTCATCTTCATCCCCTAGGAAGTATCTTAGCATGGAGCCCTCGCCATTTGGAGAGTCGTCGTCAACACTTAGTGCAG AACAAATCCTCAACAGCATCAAGCAGGAGTACAAACGCATTCAAAAGAGGAAGCATCTAGATGGAGGCTACCAACAGTCCGAGTGCTGCTATTCTCCAGAATCCCCGTCCCAGTCGTCTACTATGAATGTTTCCAGCATGCCAG GAACATCTTCTGGAGGCGTCTCTCCCACTAGAAAAGAACAGCCATTATTCACTCTCAGACAAGTTGGAATGATCTGTGAACGTCTGCTGAAAGAAAGGGAAGAGAAGGTGCGGGAGGAATATGAGGAGACCATGACCTCGAAACTGGCAG AACAATATGACACCTTTGTGAAGTTCACACACGATCAGTTAATGCGACGATTCGGGGAGCAACCAGCAAGCT atGTTTCCTGA